In the genome of Aedes aegypti strain LVP_AGWG chromosome 2, AaegL5.0 Primary Assembly, whole genome shotgun sequence, the window tgttattttttgtaccTTTCTCTTCTTGCTCACTTTGGTCAATTTCAGtacttttttaaatgttttagaaTTTGATAGTTTGTGTTATATTATgagaccaaatttttaaaatcttaaatttttatcatttttatagcgcAGATGCAAAACATGGTcgatgattcatttttttttatattttttattatatattgGTTCTACAAAACTATtaacaattaaatttaaattattgaaagtaAATATAGGCGATAAACGCACCAAGGGGAAGGGGGTCAAGTCAAACATGGCAATCCATACAATATTTCCGGAGATCTCATACAAAACGCGTAACAGAGGGGGCgagggggtcgaaaaatttgaaatttagcgtgacataatttgtgtaccatcccaaataGAGAAACCTTACAAGCACTGATTTTTTTCGTTTCGTCCACAAAATGAATTTATTACAGATTTATTTTCGTCTGCGCTTTATTATTTCCATGCATACGAGTCACTTTTAAATGTGAACGCATGCGCCTTTTTAGCCACCCGTACGCCATCTTACGAAGCGAGCTATGAACCTGAACACCCATGGCATCAACCAGAAAATATCCGATGAACAAACCTTTCGAACCAATAGCTTCCCATCGTCACCGCACCGTGGCACTGCAGTCGTTTCAGTGATTCGATCTCAGTTAGTCAGTGCGTTCAACTGCAGCATGATTCGCCGCATGGTCATTTCCATCCGATCCAAGCGTTCCGTCAGAGCCGCTTCCCCTAGGTACAGTGAGGGATCGTCTTCGGAGAGCATTCGCCGGAAAGAGGTCATTTCGTGTTGCAACTGTTGCTGGAAGTTTGGTGTGTGGAGAAACGGTTGCACTGTGCGAGCGAATATTTCGTCGTTGGGGGTTTGCGCCAGTACCGTCAGCAGCCGATGGATCAAAGGGAAACGTGTGCCGCGAATGGCGTCGGTTGGCGCGTCACCGGCTAGCGTTGAACTAAGTGGACTGTAGCGTGTTCGCTGGAATTGAATATTCGAAGCGTAGCAAAGGGCATGAGTTGTAGGTCATTATCAAGTGGAAAGGATGAATATGAGTTAAGGTGAATATGGGTTAAAGTCTAACAACCGTTCGGGTTGAAAATCGTTCAATTTGGTTGCTTGGTGGTGATCAAGCAGAGCGCTGTTTTGTTCTCAAGATTTGTgcgcttgaaaattcgaggtttggcttcgttctACAATCACCTTAATCGGAGTGTGTTAATACTGTTTAAGTGATTAAAGCAATTAATTCCTTTTTTTCTATccttattaacgagatttttagccctgggctagtccATCTCGAGATTAATTCTTGATAAAAGTGAACATTGAAGaataaataatacaaaataCATTCTGTGAGTTCGTATAAATTTAAggcataccgtaaaacggggtatttttgataatgcgggtaacttcgATACCTAGTACGTTACCcatcacatactaaacgaaatatcataatttctggtaatcggttaagcaaaacgaatgcaaaactaaagaatataagtacactgataggcaaaataaagtgcccacctcaccagttttcgaattccttccattgatttggttcaaattaaagttaacacacttaaatcttatttgatattcttttaaagttgcacttacgaaattttgataaaaaaaagaatttcacttgaaaaacacccccagaccatcacatttcctcctccatgcttcaccgttccttggat includes:
- the LOC110675476 gene encoding uncharacterized protein LOC110675476, translated to MSSEVKKVELYLLLLQSSTALLIALVNATPTMRHDVQLTIKKRLLKLVKTLWEYLKDEADELETLPDPEDNRTLETSRGFTDLTSEVQGSSHSNGRTRYSPLSSTLAGDAPTDAIRGTRFPLIHRLLTVLAQTPNDEIFARTVQPFLHTPNFQQQLQHEMTSFRRMLSEDDPSLYLGEAALTERLDRMEMTMRRIMLQLNALTN